A section of the Labrus bergylta chromosome 21, fLabBer1.1, whole genome shotgun sequence genome encodes:
- the LOC109986741 gene encoding retinol dehydrogenase 13, producing the protein MSRYILPVSVFGTVLGSAVLLKNHVTGGRCPSKATITGKTVIITGANTGIGKATARELAQRGGRIIMGCRDMEKCEAAAKEIRGKTLNPHVYACQLDLASMKSIRKFAERIKQKEKHVDVLINNAGVMRCLTGKTEDGFDMQFGVNHLGHFLLTNLLLDKLKESAPSRVINLASLAHIVGKMDFEDLNWEKKKFDTKQAYCQSKLANVLFTRELARRLQGTGVTVNAVHPGVVATELGRHTGLHQSQFSSSVLSPFFSLLVKNPELGAQPSVYLAVSEEMEGVTGGYYDVMTEKEPAPQALDEEVARRLWEVSSRLVGLEDEVESAKPTPPSRSPKQSFTGRDPVQTE; encoded by the exons ATGAGCAGATATATTTTACCAGTTTCTGTTTTCGGAACAGTGTTGGGAAGCGCTGTTCTCCTGAA GAACCATGTTACTGGAGGCCGTTGTCCTAGTAAAGCTACCATTACTGGGAAGACTGTTATTATAACCGGAGCAAACACAGGCATCGGGAAAGCAACCGCCCGAGAACTGGCACAGAGAG GGGGGCGGATCATTATGGGATGTCGGGACATGGAGAAGTGTGAAGCAGCTGCGAAGGAAATTCGAGGGAAGACGCTGAATCCTCACGTTTACGCGTGTCAGCTCGACCTGGCATCCATGAAGTCCATACGCAAGTTTGCAGAAAGAATCAAGCAAA AAGAGAAGCATGTGGATGTTCTGATAAACAACGCAGGGGTCATGAGATGTCTCACAGGGAAGACAGAAGATGGCTTTGACATGCAGTTTGGAGTGAACCACTTag gCCACTTCTTGTTGACAAACCTCCTGTTGGATAAGTTGAAAGAGTCCGCCCCCAGCAGAGTGATCAACCTGGCCTCACTCGCCCACATTGTTGGAAAGATGGACTTCGAGGACTTGAActgggagaagaagaagtttgATACCAAGCAGGCGTACTGTCAGAGCAAGCTTGCCAATGTTCTGTTCACCAGGGAGCTCGCCAGGCGATTACAAG gcaCAGGAGTCACAGTAAACGCTGTCCACCCGGGCGTTGTTGCCACGGAGCTGGGGAGGCACACAGGTCTGCACCAATCACAGTTCTCCAGCTCCGTGCTCA GCCCCTTTTTCTCCCTGTTGGTGAAGAACCCAGAGCTGGGGGCTCAGCCCAGTGTCTACCTCGCCGTGTCTGAGGAAATGGAGGGGGTGACGGGGGGGTACTATGATGTAATGACAGAGAAGGAGCCGGCGCCCCAGGCCCTGGATGAGGAGGTGGCTCGGAGGCTGTGGGAGGTCAGCAGCAGGCTGGTGGGTCTGGAGGATGAGGTAGAGTCTGCCAAGCCAACCCCCCCCAGCAGAAGTCCAAAGCAAAGCTTCACAGGCAGAGACCCGGTGCAGACTGAGTGA
- the decr2 gene encoding peroxisomal 2,4-dienoyl-CoA reductase [(3E)-enoyl-CoA-producing] isoform X2: MAEPQEKGQMLPEDVGSDDCLTSYTHIYSPDLLKDQVAFITGGGSGIGLRIAEIFMRHGCDTVIASRNLDKLKEAAQKLCAATGRRCLPLCIDVRQPESITAAVDETLKELGRIDILVNNAAGNFLCPASALSFNAFKTVMEIDTMGTFNTSKVVYEKWFQSHGGNIVNISATLGYKGQALQVHAGSAKAANDAMTKHLAVEWGPSGVRVNTMAPGPISGTEGFRRLGGPRGEAAGAFHSIPLQRAGNKTEMAHSVLFLASRASSYVTGAILVADGGAWLTSPNDVSMLLGIASSKSKL; this comes from the exons ATGGCCGAGCCGCAGGAAAAAGGACAGATGCTTCCTGAAGATGTTGGTTCAGATGACTGCCTAACTTcctacacacacatctacagtCCAGATCTACTCAA agatcAGGTTGCTTTTATCACAGGTGGTGGATCTGGAATTGGACTCAGGATAGCTGAAATCTTCATGAG GCATGGCTGTGATACAGTGATTGCAAGCAGGAACTTGGACAAGCTTAAAGAG GCAGCTCAAAAGCTGTGTGCTGCGACAGGGCGCCGCTGTCTTCCTCTGTGTATTGATGTGAGGCAGCCTGAGAGCATCACAGCCGCTGTGGATGAGACACTGAAAGAGTTGGGCCGCATCGACATCCTCGTTAACA ATGCTGCTGGAAACTTTCTCTGCCCGGCTTCTGCTCTCTCCTTCAATGCTTTCAAGACAGTGATGGAGATAGACACTATGGGAACATTCAACACCAGTAAGGTGGTTTATGAGAAGTGGTTCCAG aGTCATGGAGGCAACATAGTCAATATATCTGCAACGCTTGGATACAAAGGACAGGCCCTCCAGGTGCATGCTGGCTCTGCTAAGGCTGCAAATG ACGCAATGACGAAGCACCTTGCTGTGGAGTGGGGGCCCAGTGGAGTTAGAGTCAATACTATGGCTCCAGGTCCTATCTCTGGCACTGAGGGTTTCCGTAGGCTGG GTGGTCCAAGAGGAGAGGCTGCTGGTGCGTTCCATTCCATTCCTCTGCAGCGAGCAGGCAACAAGACAGAGATGGCTCACAGCGTTCTCTTCTTGGCCAGTCGAGCCTCCTCCTATGTGACCGGAGCCATCCTGGTTGCTGACGGCGGGGCATGGCTGACCTCACCCAATGACGTCTCCATGCTGTTGGGTATTGCCTCCtctaaatctaaactctga
- the decr2 gene encoding peroxisomal 2,4-dienoyl-CoA reductase [(3E)-enoyl-CoA-producing] isoform X1, translated as MAEPQEKGQMLPEDVGSDDCLTSYTHIYSPDLLKDQVAFITGGGSGIGLRIAEIFMRHGCDTVIASRNLDKLKEAAQKLCAATGRRCLPLCIDVRQPESITAAVDETLKELGRIDILVNNAAGNFLCPASALSFNAFKTVMEIDTMGTFNTSKVVYEKWFQSHGGNIVNISATLGYKGQALQVHAGSAKAANDAMTKHLAVEWGPSGVRVNTMAPGPISGTEGFRRLGGPRGEAAGAFHSIPLQRAGNKTEMAHSVLFLASRASSYVTGAILVADGGAWLTSPNDVSMLLGYWSAEKKRDK; from the exons ATGGCCGAGCCGCAGGAAAAAGGACAGATGCTTCCTGAAGATGTTGGTTCAGATGACTGCCTAACTTcctacacacacatctacagtCCAGATCTACTCAA agatcAGGTTGCTTTTATCACAGGTGGTGGATCTGGAATTGGACTCAGGATAGCTGAAATCTTCATGAG GCATGGCTGTGATACAGTGATTGCAAGCAGGAACTTGGACAAGCTTAAAGAG GCAGCTCAAAAGCTGTGTGCTGCGACAGGGCGCCGCTGTCTTCCTCTGTGTATTGATGTGAGGCAGCCTGAGAGCATCACAGCCGCTGTGGATGAGACACTGAAAGAGTTGGGCCGCATCGACATCCTCGTTAACA ATGCTGCTGGAAACTTTCTCTGCCCGGCTTCTGCTCTCTCCTTCAATGCTTTCAAGACAGTGATGGAGATAGACACTATGGGAACATTCAACACCAGTAAGGTGGTTTATGAGAAGTGGTTCCAG aGTCATGGAGGCAACATAGTCAATATATCTGCAACGCTTGGATACAAAGGACAGGCCCTCCAGGTGCATGCTGGCTCTGCTAAGGCTGCAAATG ACGCAATGACGAAGCACCTTGCTGTGGAGTGGGGGCCCAGTGGAGTTAGAGTCAATACTATGGCTCCAGGTCCTATCTCTGGCACTGAGGGTTTCCGTAGGCTGG GTGGTCCAAGAGGAGAGGCTGCTGGTGCGTTCCATTCCATTCCTCTGCAGCGAGCAGGCAACAAGACAGAGATGGCTCACAGCGTTCTCTTCTTGGCCAGTCGAGCCTCCTCCTATGTGACCGGAGCCATCCTGGTTGCTGACGGCGGGGCATGGCTGACCTCACCCAATGACGTCTCCATGCTGTTGG GTTATTGGTcagctgaaaagaaaagagataaGTAA